The DNA region AACCATGACCCTTTAGTGTTGAAGAAAAATCTCTAATCATCTTTCATTGCCATTGGTCAAAATTCAATTTTTGGTTTTGACACAAATAAAAAGGTTTCATTTTTATTCTTACACTGATGGCACCAAATTCAGTTACAATTTCAACTGACAAAGCCAATGATTTCACTTTGTTACAAGTTCATGATTTGGATTCTCCAATCTTTCAAGAGAAGCAAAAAAAATCAGCAAGTACAAAACAGTTTACTTGGGTTATTCTCCTTAAACTACACAAACTTGTCACATGTTTGACATGGTTGACAACTGGTCTCAAATCAATGGTTTCTTTGGTGAAAAAGAGAGTTTCATTGTCTGATATAGGGGATGAGAATCCGAAGAACACTACAAGGTTATACAGATTCATCAAGTTTTTTCTTGCTCTTTCAATTGTTGCTTTGGTTGTTGAAATCATTGCTCATTTAAATCAGTGGAATTTGCTTGTGTTTCAACCTTGGGAGGTGAAGAGTCTCTTGCAATGGTTTTATTTGGGTTGGTTGTCTTTTAGAGAGAACTATGTTGGTCCTTTGGTTTTGCTTGTTTCCAAATTTTGTATTGTGTTGTTCTTGATTCAATCTTTGGATCGACTTGTTCTTTGTGTTGGATGTTTTTGGATCAAGTATAACAAGTTGAAACCTGTGATTGATGATGATGCTTATGATGTTGAGGATCCTTCAAGCTTCCCTATGGTTCTTGTTCAGATTCCAATGTGTAATGAAAGAGAGGTAACAAAATGCTGCAACTTGATTTATGATTTCTTTCAAACAGGTTATGTGCATATTGGATTCAATTGTGATTGCAATTTGGTAGCTTGATTTATAAATGATTTTCCAATTTTGTGTTTTTTTGGCCGAATTGTTCGGTTCTGAGGAAAGGGGTCCGGTAATTCGGAGTTTGTTTGATAGGTAAGTAAAGTCTGGTCAATGATTGCTCCGGCCAAAGTTCGAATTTGGGTATTCGCGATGGATTTTACCTTCATTGGTAATCCGGAATTTGGCTTGGTAAGTAAGTAAAGTCTGGCTAAAGATTGTTCGAGCCAAAGTTTGTACTGGGGTAGTCGTGATCAATTCGAACTTCACCGGAGCTATGTGTATATTGGATCGAATTATGATAGGAATTCGGTAGCGTTATTCGAATTTCACATTTTTTTTGGTCTTAAACCTTTAATTCTAGGAAATGAGAGTAGTAGGTAAAGTCCGACCAATGATTGTTCTAACCAGAGTTCAAATTCGAGTCCTCCCATTCGATTAAACTTTCATCGAATCTcattgctcatttgagctcaaACACTTGGTTTTCCAATTTTACATCTGATGCTGAcacatttttttttgtttttaacTTTGAATGAAGGTTTATTCACAATCAATTGGTGCTGCTTGTGAACTTGATTGGCCAAAAGACAGAATACTAGTTCAAGTCTTGGATGATTCAGACGATCCTAGTTTACAGATGCTTATCAAAGAGGAGGTTTCGTCTTGGAAAGAAAAAGGCGTCAACATTGTTTATCGACATAGATTGATCAGAACTGGTTATAAAGCTGGAAATCTTAAGTCAGCTATGTCATGTGATTATGTCAAAGATTATGAATTTGTCGCAATATTTGATGCCGATTTTCAGCCAAATCCCGATTACCTCAAACAAACCATTCCTCATTTCAAGGTATGCATTATAATTCTAGCAAAAGTTTCATAATATTGTCTCTAATATAGGAACCTACGGCCTGGCCTAGCCTATTTCCACCCCTACTCTGATACATATTTTGTCTGTGAAAATGGAAAAAGGAAACACCAGAAGTAAACAGTGGTAACGATTTTTGTGACTTTTTGTTTATAGGGAAAACCTGACTTGGGATTGGTACAAGCAAGATGGTCATATGTGAACAAAGACGAGAATCTTCTGACGAGGCTTCAAAACATCAACTTGTGTTTTCACTTTGAAGTTGAACAACAAGTGAATGGTCATTTCTTGAATTTCTTTGGATTCAATGGAACGGCCGGTGTTTGGAGGATCGAGGCTTTGGAAGATTCGGGAGGGTGGTTGGAGAGGACAACAGTTGAGGACATGGACATAGCAGTAAGGGCACATTTGAATGGATGGAAATTTATATATCTTAATGATGTTAAAGTTCTTTGTGAATTACCTGAATCTTATGAAGCTTATAAGAAACAACAACATCGGTGGCATTCTGGTCCTATGCAACTTTTTAGGCTCTGTCTTCCTGCTGTCATAACTTCAAAGGTATTGTTCGCTTTCCTTCTTTTTTTCCGACTTTATATCGAGTAACATGGTTCTGTGATATCGAATAACATGGTTTTAAATTGTGGTCTATAACATAAAGGTTTTAGGGTCCTTTTGTATTGACATATTTGAACTTATCTGGCTATAGACATAACACTTTTGAGACGGTTTGAGAGAATTTATGTTTTCAACTTATTTTCATAAACTCTCTTGTATAGATTATGTATATATGAAAACAGTTTGGCTTTAGGCTTTATTTGGATAAACAACTAGCATAAGTGCTTATGTAAAATAATGTCAAACTGTTTTCATATAAGCTATTTTGTAGAACTTATGGAAAATAAGTTAAAAATGGTTTGTGGACATGTTTGTAAGTTTGCATAATCTCTCTCAAAAACTCTCACAAGTGTTTATATGAATAGATAAGCTCAAATAGGTCACTCTATACAGACATCTCTCTTGTTAGAAAAATGACTTACTCCATAAGCACTTGTATGATTGTAGAACGACCGCGACCACAATTTAAAAACATGCTTAGAAGTTTTCTGAATTTCGATTTGCTATTTGTTGCAGATATCAATTTGGAAGAAAGCAAATCTAATATTTTTGTTCTTCTTATTGAGGAAACTTATACTTCCCTTCTACTCATTCACCTTGTTCTGCATCATACTACCCTTAACAATGTTCATACCCGAAGCCGAACTACCTCTTTGGGTAATCTGTTACGTCCCTATCATCATGTCATTCATAAACATCCTTCCATCACCAAAATCCGTCCCTTTCCTCGTCCCATACCTTCTTTTCGAGAACACAATGTCGGTTACAAAGTTCAACGCAATGGTTTCCGGATTATTTCAACTCGGAAGTGCTTACGAATGGGTTGTGACAAAGAAAACAGGTAGAGCATCTGAGTCAGATTTGTTCGCATTAGCCGAAAGAGAATCAAAGTCTTCGAATGAAGACAAGCTTCATAGAAGACATTCAGAATCTGGTTTGGAGTTATTAGGAAAAATTCAGAAATCAGAAGTGATTGTACAGAAGAAGAGAAACAAACTCTATAGGAAAGAATTAGCACTTGCTTTTCTTTTACTCACTGCTTCTGCTAGAAGTCTCTTATCAGAACATGGtgttcatttttattttttgctttttCAAGGTTTGTCATTTCTTGTGATGGGTTTGGACTTGATTGGTGAACAAGTTAGCTAAAACAAATGTTTTGTTTTTGCTTGTTTTTGACACCAATATTTAAGTCTGTTTGGATTGACTTATTGTTATAAGCACTTACGAAAACAGCTTATGACAATGCTATAAGCTGTTTTCTGCTTATTTTTATAAGTACTTTAAGATATGAACAATTTATACACAAGTACTTATATGATAAGAGCTTACTTAAGTTGTTTATCCAAACAAAGTCTTGGCGATTTTAAGTTCTTATATCAGTTGTAAGAACTATATCAGCTGATAAGAAATGAGATATAGAGTAAAGTTGATTGATTGTATAATCATAAATTGTTAAGAATTTATAGGGACAAGAATGTGATTCTTTTGTTCAGTTTACAATTTTTTTATAGACTTGAAATTTCTTGGAGAATTATATCATTTGtttagttttttatttttgttgttttcaCTTATGTAAAGTTTTAGGATGAAGAAAATATTGTTCAAACATAACTCTGTATTTACCTTTTGGCTTTTAGATTAATTTGTAAAATGAGtaactttttattttttctcattGCTTCTGTTTTGTGATAATAATGAGTTTAATGGTAACAACATATATGCTGTCTTTTGAGTTATGAATATCTTCagttaattttttttaattgaaaacCAACAAAAATAGAATAAAAAGATAAATTGTTGATTTGTTTATATAAAATCTAatttattatattaaaaaattaaatttaatatgatataaataaaaattaaattaaaactTGTTAAActaaattaataattaataactattttattaaaattaaaatattttatttaaccgtgtaaatgattttttttgtcaTGGTAGAATTACACTTCTACGGAAAAATCATAACAACGGTTTCGAAATAAATATAATGACGGTAGTGTGTGATAGTATCTATGCTACTTTTCACCACGTTTATGAATTATAAAAGTTGTTATACATATTTAGGTCATTGGTTTAAAACTCAACCGCTGCCATTTAAATTGAATAAAATTAACATTTCCCTACGTTTACGAATTATAAAAGTTATCGTATGTATACatgagtttattataaaatatgtgGATTGTTTATTTTCCCCTACACCTTACTAAACAAATACAACAATTCAAATTAATGTAGAAGATAATAATCTGataaattaaattattcttgaaaaataTCTTAAACGAACCACTGCTTTTCGAATTTTATATATCTCGTAACTCATCTCTCGCTCTTTAACATATAAAATTTGGTTTAATGACCCATGTTCTTCATAGAATCTGTTAAACGTAAGAGTGAAGATGAGAATGTAACTAACATGAAAAGTAGAATCAAAATAGAAAATAATTAACTTTAAGTTAGTTATCATATGGTTATTAGTTAGTTACACATTACTTGATATATATGCAAGCTCGTACTCATGTGGCAGATTGAGATTTTGAGCAATAACAAATCtctttaccatccttctttgattatttttgatattttcttCTATGATTTAACTTGAGTTTTAACATGGTATTATCAATTTGTGATCAAACTCATCCTTTTCCGCTATGATCAAACTCACCAATCTCCATTTTTCATTTTCTCCTTTCGATTCTCTATTGTGTTCATCATGTTTGTTGCAAGTTCTACAAGCAACATCAATGGCCAATCTTCTTCTCACGCCAATAAAAAGGTTATCAAACAAACACTCTTAATTCATATTTTATGCATCCTAATGAAAATCCAGCTTTAGTTCTCGTTTCTCCCCTTCTCTTAAACAATAACAACCATTCTAGGTCGCGTTCCATGACTATGGCGCTACAATCCAAGAACAAACTACACTTCATCAATGGCACCTTACCTTGACCACCAGAACTTGATCACAATTCAGTTGCTTGGGACCAGTGTAACATTGTGATCATGTCATGGACCAACGATTATGTTGAAACAAAAATTGCACAAAGCATCTTATGGATGTATGGTGTTGCGGAAATATGTATCGAATTAAAAGATCGATTTTATCAAGGAGATGTTTTTTTAGAATTTCTGACCTCCAAGAAGAAATTTGCACTTTGAAACAAGGTGATTCTTCTATCTCTTCTTATTATACTAATCTCAAGAAATTATGGCAAGATTTGGACAATTTTTGTTAAAATCCTGATTGCTCTTGTGATACCGCTGTCGCGCTacgaaaaatacagagtcgccaccgaactttatttattccaaagaaaaggggaaatattaacaaaacccttaaaagaaaaaGAACATGGTCATCACAACTAAATTTGGGTTTGAGAGTcgattatgcaatgggaaggtattaacacctctCATATCCGTTGTACTAAACATAAACCGTTTTGATTGTTTTGTGCGAATGATTGTTattatctaaagattacttgTGATTGCTTTTAATTAAGAGGAAAACAAGTTTTTATTAATGTGATCGCAAAGATTTCGAAATCATGTGTCAACGTCTCATAGTgaaatgagaaaatcagagctctgtagttcatgAGGTAAAAAATAAGtgtttgttggttgtttttattgAACGATGTTAATGTAAGTTAGGCGTGCGCCAGGGGGGTGAATTAGGACCAATAAAAAATTCTGGTTTCAGAGACAAGTTTGTTCTTATTTTTCTGGTTTGGTGATGAGTTTAGAAAGCGATAAAGTGcataaaaataaagaaaacaagGATGTATCCTAGTTCCCTTCACAACCCGGAGGTACGTCTAGTCCactttcaacacgaaagagatTTTACTATCTGTTAGAACTTGTACAAGACCAACATAAtcaccaagaacaatcctcttgtgattcaccaagttgatatgagaacaatcctctcaaactcaactctcttgcTTCCGACAATGTTGGACAACAAGGTGTTTTCCAAACAACCAATCTTATTTTCAACAATTCTGAAAAGTTAGATATAGATTACAACAATAATATTTTAGTGTAAATTTTGTAGTATAATTATCACACTAAGTGATATATAAATATACTTGATCTTCTTTTCCAAGGATAATAACTCACAAACACAAAGGTGTTAGATTGCTCAAATATTTTTTGGTTTGAATGATGTGACAATATGCAGAAAATATCTTGAATAAAAGTTGATAATAAGAAATGTGAATTCTGAAAATTCTAAGAGTTTTGATTGGAATATGTgatttttgaatttgaaaaatcATGTATTTATATGTGCATAACACCTCTAATGAATCATGGTAATGATCTGAAAAATATCATGAATAATTGCCAAATTGAAATGAAATGATTCCATGAAGTGATGCAAGAAGAGGTGTTAGTAAAGCTACTGATTTTCAAAAAATGCACAGTGGTAAATTGATTTACATAGtgggtaaatcgatttccctatGGCAACGTTTAAATTTTTTCAAAAACTTACAGTAGGAAATTGATTTCCCTAGTTGAAAAAATTAATTCTTTGCTTTTGGAAATGTATAGGCTTCAatggtaaatcgatttccctaagaggtaaatcgatttacctaatTGAAAAATTAATTCTTCGCGTTTGGAAATGTATAGGCTTTAGTGGCAAATCGATTTCCCTGagaggtaaatcgatttactcAGTTGGAAAAAGAAAAATTTAAGCTTAAGACATTTTCCATGTACAAAGAAATGTTATACAATGATTTTTTGAATACTTGAGCATCTAAGGCTTTAGTGAAGGTAAATATTCTCATTATACCTTCTTGAAATACAATAGCTTGAATTCTTGAATCATGATGCTTTATCTTTGAGTGACATCTTTGCCTTCTTGTCACTTGGAGCTTTGTCCTCATCAAaatacattcatcatgtagaagCTTGACTTTACATTCtccccttttttatgatggcaaatAATCCTCTTTGATGCGTTGTAATTTCCAGGGGAAAATTCTCCCCCTAAGGTGTACAACTCCCCCTTAATTTGTGAAGCTCATAATCATGTTGACTTGATCATCTTGAAGTAGTATTTGTATCATTTGTACCTTAGGAAAttcacaagcatacaagcataatTCATAACACCTTTCTCCCcttttgacattatcaaaaatAAGGGAAAGATGGGTGAAAGATGATATAATGACAAATATAAAAGATAACATGCATCATAACTTGTAACAAGAAAAAACAGTCTCATATGCATTCATAAAATGAAACCATAAGTAGTTCAAACAAAGTTATGGTACCGAGTACCTTACATCAAACATGAAATTTAAAGAGTTCAACATGAAACATAATTAAACATATATAAGAAGGGAGTAGAAGTAGAGATGCTATAAAACAAATTGCAAAAATAAATAGTTGAGTTAAAAACACATGTGCACCTTTGATTATTGATGCAACATAACATTAGGTGAATGATCTATGTgtctttttcatccaaaattcCAAGTTATCTCCGAATTTTGTAGAAAGGTTCTCGTGCCAAAGGTTTTGTGAATATCTCAGcaagttgattatgagtatccaTGAATGTAACTTTAAAATCTCCTTAAAGCACGTGATCACGAAGAAAATGATGTTGtatgtcaatatgtttggttcttGAGTGCATGACCAGATTTTTTGTAATATTaatcgcacttgtgttgtcacaacGTAGATGGATGCATCCAAGATCGAGTCCGTAATCACAAAGTTGTTGCTAAAGCCAAAGTATATGTGCACAATAACTATCTGCTTCTATGTATTCCGCTTTGGCCGTGCTAAGAGCAACACATGCTTGTTTCTTGCAAGCCCAAGATATTAATGCATTTCCAAGAATGTGACATGTACCGCTAATAATTTTTCTATCAGTTTTACttcctgcataatctgcatcagAATAACTAATTAAATTGTAAATACTACCTTTGGGATGTCATAGACTAACACTTATTATccctttgagatacttcatgatccCTTTAACGACACTGAGATATGATTCCTTCGGATTTGCTTGAAATCGAGCACATAGACAAACactaaacattatgtcaggatAACTTGTCGTCAAATATAATaaggaaccaatcatacctcgatatttaGTGATATCAACTGGAATACCGGATTCGTCAATGTCAACATAAGATCCGGAACCCATGGGAGTAGCCATTTCCTTGCAATTGTCCATATCAAATATTTTCAACAATTCTTTGTAATACTTGAATTGGTTGATGAAAATGCCATCCTTTAATTGCTTAATTTAAAGTCCAAGAAAGTAGTTCATCTTACCCATCATagacatctcgaattctccttgcatcatcaATGAAAATTCTTCACAAAGGTCTTTGTTTGTTGAACCGAATATGATGTCGTCAACGTAGACTTGAACCAATAAAATATTACCTTTGATCTTCTTAATGAATAAGGTTTTATCAACTTTACCTTTTTCAAATCCTCTTTCGCATAGACAATTTCTAAGTCTATCAACTGGAAGGTTGTTTGACATATACTTCCTCATTGATGTAACCATTCAAGAAAGCACTCTTGATGTCCATTTGGAAAATCTGAAAATTTAGTGAACACacataagcaagtaataaacaAATAGCTTATAACCTTGCAACCGGAGAAAATGTTTCTTCGAAGTCGATTACTTCTTCTTGATTATAACCTTGAGccaccaatcttgctttgtttctgtaagaccccaattttggccctaagatccctcatggcccatatcatatcatatcatggcctcaaggatcattgcatgccctagcttccctcctagtgggtaggttgccttgtgagtgtgattcttgatcaccaagcatgttttgcatttgtatatctttgcttttcatgtgtttactaaccaaaagtacaaaaatattgtcatctaactttgttacttgcagctgaagcaatcaacagtTAAACAATCAAATCAGTCAttaagcaatggatggtggccattcttgcagaatttgggcaccatgatcaataatcaagagctcatataACTTGTGACATTATTTGGAATCAAGAGCTCAagtgattagggtttggaattcatcagaacatggttcagtcatccaaaaccctagaaagtcaactgttggtcaactgtccatttaatcagtgatttgatgatgggaattggtttgagaggtctcagTCATGTCCATAcaggcctcatataacatgtcaagcatccacagtgaagaaaataaagtcagacaagaaatttccagaaatagaaagttgacctgtaattggaatttgccaaaaatggaaacttcttgatcctaaacttacatcatgatacaagcttcaaatgaatttttgcccaacatgaaagttgaagatcttgttctcccatttccaaaaagtccaagaacactcaattcccatgtatggttggcaagttatgatcaaatcactctccaaaatttttgaacttcaaaaggccatatctctcaaaccatttggccaaattgggtggggtttttttcctacaagtcacatttgatcccctctttccaaaaatgtcatcatcattcatcaaaacttcaccaatcaaaatggcctttttggacttgcatgatttaatttcaagtgtggtacaaaaatgaatttt from Lathyrus oleraceus cultivar Zhongwan6 chromosome 1, CAAS_Psat_ZW6_1.0, whole genome shotgun sequence includes:
- the LOC127120110 gene encoding xyloglucan glycosyltransferase 4: MAPNSVTISTDKANDFTLLQVHDLDSPIFQEKQKKSASTKQFTWVILLKLHKLVTCLTWLTTGLKSMVSLVKKRVSLSDIGDENPKNTTRLYRFIKFFLALSIVALVVEIIAHLNQWNLLVFQPWEVKSLLQWFYLGWLSFRENYVGPLVLLVSKFCIVLFLIQSLDRLVLCVGCFWIKYNKLKPVIDDDAYDVEDPSSFPMVLVQIPMCNEREVYSQSIGAACELDWPKDRILVQVLDDSDDPSLQMLIKEEVSSWKEKGVNIVYRHRLIRTGYKAGNLKSAMSCDYVKDYEFVAIFDADFQPNPDYLKQTIPHFKGKPDLGLVQARWSYVNKDENLLTRLQNINLCFHFEVEQQVNGHFLNFFGFNGTAGVWRIEALEDSGGWLERTTVEDMDIAVRAHLNGWKFIYLNDVKVLCELPESYEAYKKQQHRWHSGPMQLFRLCLPAVITSKISIWKKANLIFLFFLLRKLILPFYSFTLFCIILPLTMFIPEAELPLWVICYVPIIMSFINILPSPKSVPFLVPYLLFENTMSVTKFNAMVSGLFQLGSAYEWVVTKKTGRASESDLFALAERESKSSNEDKLHRRHSESGLELLGKIQKSEVIVQKKRNKLYRKELALAFLLLTASARSLLSEHGVHFYFLLFQGLSFLVMGLDLIGEQVS